A genomic region of Pseudomonas migulae contains the following coding sequences:
- a CDS encoding ABC transporter permease, whose amino-acid sequence MIELLQEYWKPFLYTDGYNITGLAMTLWLLSASIFIGFLVSIPLSIARVSPHFYIRWPVQFYTYLFRGTPLYIQLLICYTGIYSLAAVREQPILDAFFRDAMNCTILAFALNTCAYTTEIFAGAIRSMAHGEVEAAKAYGLTGWKLYAYVIMPSALRRSLPYYSNEVILMLHSTTVAFTATIPDILKVARDANSATFLTFQSFGIAALIYLTVTFALVGLFRLAERRWLAFLGPTH is encoded by the coding sequence ATGATCGAACTCCTGCAGGAATACTGGAAACCCTTCCTTTACACCGACGGTTACAACATCACCGGCCTGGCCATGACCCTGTGGCTGCTCAGTGCGTCGATCTTCATCGGTTTCCTGGTGTCGATCCCGCTGTCCATCGCCCGGGTGTCGCCGCATTTCTACATTCGCTGGCCGGTGCAGTTCTACACGTACCTGTTCCGCGGGACGCCGCTGTATATCCAGCTGCTGATTTGCTACACCGGGATCTACAGCCTGGCCGCCGTGCGTGAGCAGCCGATACTGGACGCGTTCTTTCGCGACGCCATGAACTGCACCATCCTGGCGTTCGCCCTGAACACCTGTGCCTACACCACGGAGATTTTCGCCGGGGCGATTCGCAGCATGGCCCATGGTGAAGTCGAAGCGGCCAAGGCCTACGGTCTGACGGGCTGGAAGCTGTATGCCTACGTGATCATGCCGTCGGCCCTGCGTCGCTCGTTGCCTTATTACAGCAACGAAGTGATTCTGATGCTGCACTCGACCACGGTGGCGTTCACCGCGACCATCCCGGACATCCTGAAAGTCGCGCGGGACGCCAACTCGGCGACCTTCCTGACCTTCCAGTCGTTCGGCATTGCCGCGCTGATCTACCTGACCGTTACCTTTGCGCTGGTCGGCCTGTTCCGCCTCGCCGAACGCCGATGGCTGGCGTTCCTCGGGCCGACCCACTAG
- the dcd gene encoding dCTP deaminase: MSIKSDKWIRRMAQEHGMIEPFVERQVRGSDDSRVISYGVSSYGYDVRCTNHFKVFTNINSAIVDPKNFDAGSFVDIHSDVCIIPPNSFALASTVEYFRIPRNVLTICLGKSTYARCGIIVNVTPLEPEWEGHVTLEFSNTTNLPAKIYANEGVAQMLFLESDEECEVSYKDRGGKYQGQRGVTLPRT, from the coding sequence ATGAGCATCAAATCGGACAAGTGGATTCGCCGCATGGCGCAAGAGCACGGCATGATCGAACCTTTCGTCGAGCGTCAGGTGCGCGGCAGCGACGATAGCCGTGTGATCTCCTATGGCGTGTCGAGCTACGGCTACGACGTTCGTTGCACGAATCATTTCAAGGTGTTCACCAACATCAATTCGGCCATCGTCGACCCGAAGAATTTCGATGCCGGCAGCTTCGTCGACATCCACAGCGACGTCTGCATCATCCCGCCGAACTCTTTCGCGCTGGCCAGCACCGTTGAGTACTTCCGTATTCCGCGCAACGTATTGACCATCTGCCTGGGCAAAAGCACCTATGCCCGCTGCGGCATCATCGTCAACGTCACCCCGCTCGAGCCTGAGTGGGAAGGGCACGTGACGCTGGAGTTCTCGAACACCACCAACCTGCCGGCGAAAATCTACGCCAACGAAGGCGTGGCGCAGATGCTGTTCCTTGAATCCGACGAAGAGTGCGAAGTGTCCTACAAGGACCGTGGCGGCAAGTACCAAGGCCAGCGCGGCGTGACCCTGCCACGCACCTGA
- a CDS encoding ABC transporter ATP-binding protein, giving the protein MYKLTIEGLHKSYGDHHVLKGVSLKANTGDVISLIGASGSGKSTFLRCINFLEQPNDGAMTLDGQDIRMIKDRHGMHVANPDELQKIRTRLAMVFQHFNLWSHMTVLENITMAPRRVLGCSKQEAEDRARRYLDKVGLAARVADQYPAFLSGGQQQRVAIARALAMEPEVMLFDEPTSALDPELVGEVLRVIQGLAEEGRTMIMVTHEMSFARKVSSQVLFLHQGLVEEEGAPEDVLGNPKSERLKQFLSGNLK; this is encoded by the coding sequence ATGTACAAACTGACCATCGAAGGCCTGCATAAAAGCTATGGCGATCATCATGTGCTCAAAGGCGTTTCACTCAAGGCCAACACCGGCGACGTCATCAGCCTGATCGGCGCCAGCGGCTCGGGTAAAAGCACGTTTCTGCGTTGCATCAACTTTCTCGAACAACCCAACGACGGCGCGATGACCCTGGACGGTCAGGACATCCGCATGATCAAGGATCGCCACGGCATGCACGTGGCCAACCCCGATGAACTGCAAAAGATCCGCACGCGCCTGGCCATGGTGTTCCAGCACTTCAACCTGTGGAGCCACATGACCGTGCTGGAAAACATCACCATGGCGCCGCGCCGGGTGCTGGGTTGCAGCAAGCAGGAAGCGGAAGACCGCGCCCGTCGTTATCTCGACAAGGTGGGCCTGGCCGCACGTGTGGCGGACCAGTACCCGGCGTTTCTGTCCGGGGGTCAGCAACAACGGGTGGCCATTGCCCGAGCGTTGGCCATGGAGCCGGAAGTCATGCTGTTCGACGAACCGACCTCGGCGCTCGACCCCGAGCTGGTGGGTGAAGTGTTGCGAGTGATCCAGGGCCTGGCCGAAGAAGGCCGGACCATGATCATGGTGACTCACGAAATGAGTTTCGCCCGCAAGGTGTCGAGCCAGGTGCTGTTTCTGCATCAGGGACTGGTCGAGGAAGAAGGCGCGCCGGAAGACGTGCTGGGCAATCCGAAAAGTGAACGGTTGAAGCAGTTCCTCAGCGGCAATCTCAAGTAA
- a CDS encoding ligase-associated DNA damage response DEXH box helicase encodes MGTSPDFAKHWFTARGWKPFAFQKQVWAAVKQGRSGLLHASTGAGKTYAVWFAALNRFASSVPSVETPRKRKPLAEPLTVLWITPMRALAADTARALEAPLHDLQIPWSVGLRTGDTSSSERARQTRRLPSALITTPESLTLMLARADSHTALSTLRMVVVDEWHELLGNKRGVQLQLALARLRRWNPELIVWGVSATLGNQAHAEQVLIPQGAGISVQGETRKALHVDTLLPPAIERFPWAGHIGLKMLPQVVAELEVSPASLVFTNTRAQSEIWYQALLEARPDWAGLIALHHSSLSRDTRDWVERALKDGLLKAVVCTSSLDLGVDFLPVERVLQIGSAKGVARLMQRAGRSGHAPGRVSRVTLVPTHSLELIEAAAAQDAVAQRRIEPRESPHKPLDVLVQHLVSMALGGGFLPDELYEEVRGAWAYRDLTAEDWTWALAFVRHGGLSLTAYPDYRRVEPDEQGVWRVPDARLARRHRMSIGTIVSDASIQLNFWSKGGGGKQLGSVEEGFIARLKPGDGFLFAGRLLELVRVENMTAYVKRSTVKKAAVPRWNGGRMPLSSELARAVVERFGAAAQGEFIGPEMQALRPLLEVQERWSGLPTENSLLAETLKSREGWHLFLYPFAGRQVHLGLASLLAWRVSQKQAVTFSIAVNDYGLELLSATCVEWSTVLNPGLLSPEQLLNDVLASLNAGELALRRFREIARIAGLVFAGYPGAPKSTRQVQASSGLFFEVFKQYDAGNLLLAQAGEEVLRNELDIHRLEQTLEHISRLKLDVHPVKRPTPLGFPLLVERMRESMSSEKLADRIRRMVSDLEKTAESGKA; translated from the coding sequence ATGGGAACCTCCCCCGACTTCGCAAAACACTGGTTCACTGCCCGAGGCTGGAAGCCGTTCGCCTTTCAAAAACAAGTGTGGGCGGCGGTCAAACAAGGGCGATCCGGGTTGCTGCACGCCAGCACCGGCGCCGGTAAAACCTATGCGGTCTGGTTTGCGGCGCTCAATCGCTTCGCCTCTTCAGTCCCTTCCGTTGAAACGCCTCGCAAACGAAAACCGCTAGCCGAACCACTGACGGTGCTGTGGATAACTCCCATGCGCGCCCTGGCCGCCGACACCGCTCGCGCACTGGAAGCGCCGCTGCACGACTTGCAGATCCCGTGGAGCGTCGGCCTGCGCACTGGCGACACCAGCAGCAGCGAACGCGCGCGGCAGACTCGGCGGCTGCCCTCTGCGCTGATCACCACACCGGAAAGCCTCACCCTGATGCTCGCCCGGGCCGACTCGCACACCGCGCTGTCGACCTTGCGCATGGTGGTCGTCGACGAATGGCACGAATTGCTCGGCAACAAACGCGGCGTTCAACTGCAACTCGCCCTCGCCCGCCTGCGTCGGTGGAATCCCGAGCTGATCGTGTGGGGTGTTTCCGCAACGCTGGGTAATCAGGCCCACGCCGAACAGGTGTTAATCCCACAGGGCGCAGGCATCAGCGTTCAGGGCGAGACCCGCAAGGCGCTGCACGTCGACACACTGTTGCCACCCGCCATCGAGCGCTTTCCATGGGCCGGGCATATCGGTCTGAAGATGTTGCCGCAGGTGGTCGCGGAACTGGAGGTGAGCCCCGCCAGCCTGGTCTTCACCAACACCCGTGCCCAGTCCGAAATCTGGTATCAGGCCCTACTGGAAGCGCGCCCCGACTGGGCCGGTTTGATTGCCTTGCACCACAGCTCACTGTCACGGGACACCCGCGACTGGGTCGAGCGCGCACTCAAGGACGGCCTGCTCAAAGCGGTGGTCTGCACCTCCAGCCTGGACCTCGGCGTGGATTTCCTGCCGGTGGAGCGGGTGTTGCAGATCGGCTCGGCCAAAGGCGTCGCGCGGCTGATGCAGCGTGCCGGGCGTTCCGGTCATGCACCGGGCCGCGTGTCGCGGGTGACGCTGGTGCCGACGCACAGCCTGGAGTTGATCGAAGCCGCCGCTGCACAGGACGCCGTAGCGCAACGCCGGATCGAACCCCGTGAATCGCCGCATAAACCGCTGGATGTGCTGGTTCAGCATCTGGTCAGCATGGCGTTGGGCGGTGGTTTTTTGCCCGATGAGTTGTATGAGGAAGTCCGCGGAGCGTGGGCCTACCGGGATCTCACGGCGGAAGACTGGACCTGGGCGCTGGCTTTCGTACGCCACGGTGGGCTTTCCCTGACGGCGTATCCGGATTATCGCCGCGTTGAACCGGATGAACAGGGTGTCTGGCGTGTGCCGGATGCGCGCTTGGCACGCCGCCATCGCATGAGCATCGGCACAATTGTCAGCGACGCAAGCATCCAGCTGAATTTCTGGAGCAAGGGCGGCGGGGGCAAACAGCTGGGCAGTGTCGAGGAGGGTTTCATCGCACGGCTCAAACCGGGCGACGGCTTTCTGTTTGCCGGTCGTTTGCTGGAACTGGTCAGGGTGGAAAACATGACGGCCTACGTCAAACGCAGCACGGTGAAGAAAGCCGCGGTGCCACGCTGGAACGGTGGGCGCATGCCACTTTCCAGCGAGTTGGCCCGGGCGGTGGTCGAGCGTTTCGGCGCGGCGGCGCAGGGTGAGTTCATCGGTCCTGAAATGCAGGCCCTGCGTCCGTTATTAGAGGTGCAAGAGCGCTGGTCCGGGTTGCCCACCGAGAACAGTCTGCTGGCCGAAACGCTGAAATCCCGCGAGGGTTGGCATCTTTTCCTCTACCCCTTCGCCGGGCGCCAGGTGCATTTGGGGCTGGCGAGCCTGCTGGCATGGCGTGTCAGCCAGAAACAGGCGGTGACGTTTTCCATTGCGGTCAACGATTACGGACTGGAACTACTCAGCGCCACCTGTGTGGAGTGGTCCACTGTCCTGAACCCCGGACTGCTGAGTCCCGAGCAGCTATTGAACGATGTGCTCGCCAGCCTGAACGCTGGCGAACTGGCGCTGCGGCGCTTTCGGGAAATCGCACGGATTGCCGGGCTGGTGTTCGCTGGTTACCCCGGCGCACCGAAAAGTACGCGCCAGGTTCAGGCCTCCAGTGGTTTGTTCTTCGAAGTGTTCAAGCAATACGACGCCGGGAACCTGCTGCTGGCCCAGGCCGGGGAAGAAGTCCTGCGTAACGAGCTGGATATTCATCGTCTGGAACAGACGCTGGAGCACATCAGTCGACTAAAGCTCGACGTGCATCCGGTCAAACGTCCTACGCCCCTCGGTTTTCCACTGCTGGTGGAACGCATGCGTGAAAGCATGAGTTCGGAAAAACTCGCCGACCGCATCCGACGCATGGTCAGCGACCTTGAGAAAACTGCCGAAAGCGGAAAAGCCTGA
- a CDS encoding ABC transporter permease, whose amino-acid sequence MFETLLQNLGLSAFSLKGFGPLLMEGTWMTIKLSALSLLVAVLLGLLGASAKLSKVKLVRVPAQVYTTLIRGVPDLVLMLLIFYSLQTWLTSFTDFMEWEYIEINPFSAGVITLGFIYGAYFTETFRGAILAVPRGQVEAATAYGLKRGQRFWIVVFPQMMRFALPGIGNNWMVMLKATALVSIIGLADLVKAAQDAGKSTYQLFYFLVLAALIYLLITSASNFILRWLERRYAAGSREAVR is encoded by the coding sequence TTCGGTCCGTTGCTGATGGAAGGCACCTGGATGACCATCAAATTATCGGCATTGTCGCTGCTGGTGGCCGTGTTGCTCGGCCTGCTCGGCGCCAGTGCCAAACTGTCAAAAGTCAAACTGGTGCGCGTGCCGGCGCAGGTCTACACCACGCTGATTCGTGGCGTGCCAGACCTGGTGCTGATGCTGCTGATCTTCTACAGCCTGCAGACCTGGTTGACGTCGTTCACCGATTTCATGGAATGGGAATACATCGAGATCAACCCGTTCAGCGCCGGGGTCATCACCCTGGGCTTCATTTATGGCGCGTACTTCACCGAAACCTTTCGTGGCGCGATTCTCGCGGTGCCTCGGGGTCAGGTCGAAGCCGCCACCGCCTATGGCCTCAAGCGTGGCCAGCGGTTCTGGATCGTGGTGTTCCCGCAGATGATGCGTTTCGCCCTGCCGGGCATCGGCAACAACTGGATGGTGATGCTCAAGGCCACCGCGCTGGTGTCCATCATCGGCCTCGCTGACCTGGTCAAGGCCGCGCAGGACGCTGGCAAAAGCACCTATCAACTGTTCTATTTCCTGGTGCTGGCCGCGTTGATCTACCTACTGATCACCAGTGCCTCCAACTTCATCCTGCGCTGGCTTGAACGCCGTTACGCCGCCGGCTCCCGGGAGGCCGTACGATGA
- the pdeM gene encoding ligase-associated DNA damage response endonuclease PdeM, which produces MSTPYPIRLAGEELWLLPEKALYWPAQQALLIADVHFGKAAAYRSLGQPVPRGTTSSNIAVLDGLLAALPCRQLIFLGDFLHGPGSHATATLKALADWRARHRELPMTLIRGNHDKRAGDPPASLNTRVVPEPLLLGPFALQHEPEPHPQRHVLAGHVHPVYRLNGRGRQSLRLACFRFGGEVSLLPAFGAFTGGYQVERDDNCRIFVIGDNEIWPV; this is translated from the coding sequence ATGAGCACGCCCTATCCCATACGCCTGGCCGGCGAAGAACTGTGGCTGCTGCCGGAAAAAGCCCTCTACTGGCCTGCGCAACAAGCCCTGCTGATCGCCGATGTGCATTTCGGCAAGGCAGCTGCCTATCGAAGTCTTGGCCAGCCAGTGCCTCGGGGCACCACCTCCAGCAATATCGCCGTGCTCGACGGATTGCTGGCGGCCCTGCCCTGCCGCCAGCTGATTTTCCTCGGCGACTTTCTTCACGGACCCGGCTCCCACGCAACCGCGACACTGAAGGCATTGGCTGACTGGAGAGCACGACACCGCGAGCTGCCCATGACACTGATTCGTGGCAACCACGACAAACGCGCCGGGGATCCACCTGCATCGCTGAACACTCGCGTGGTGCCCGAGCCGTTGCTGTTGGGGCCGTTCGCGTTGCAGCACGAACCTGAACCGCATCCGCAGAGGCACGTACTCGCGGGTCATGTGCATCCGGTCTATCGGTTGAACGGTCGAGGACGGCAAAGCCTGCGGCTGGCCTGCTTCAGATTTGGCGGGGAAGTCAGCCTGCTACCGGCCTTCGGCGCGTTTACCGGTGGGTATCAGGTCGAAAGGGACGACAACTGCAGGATTTTTGTCATCGGAGATAACGAAATATGGCCCGTGTAG
- a CDS encoding succinylglutamate desuccinylase/aspartoacylase family protein yields the protein MRHQIHDLLAPLPGTARQIHSFHFGPTSAQGKIYIQASLHADEMPGMLVAWHLKQRLAELEASGRLRSEIVLVPVANPVGLEQVLMDVPLGRYELESGQNFNRWFVDLSEEVGNEIEGQLGDDPQRNLELIRSSLRQALARQTASTQLQSQRLVLQRLACDADMVLDLHCDFEAVAHLYTTPEAWPQVEPLARYIGAEASLLATDSGGQSFDECFTLLWWQLKERFGEHFDIPLGSFSVTVELRGQGDVNHPLASLDCQALIDYLIHFGAIAGEATPLPELPYPATPLAAVEPVATPVGGLLVFTALPGEYLEAGQLIAEIIDPIADRVTPIHCTVAGLMYARSLRRMATAGMVIAHVAGIEAYRSGYLLSP from the coding sequence ATGCGCCACCAGATACATGACCTGCTGGCCCCGCTGCCGGGGACCGCGCGACAGATTCACAGTTTCCACTTCGGCCCGACGTCGGCCCAAGGCAAGATCTACATCCAGGCGTCCCTGCACGCCGATGAAATGCCCGGCATGCTGGTCGCCTGGCACCTCAAGCAGCGCCTGGCGGAACTAGAAGCCTCCGGCCGCCTGCGCAGCGAAATCGTACTGGTGCCGGTGGCCAACCCGGTCGGCCTGGAACAAGTGCTGATGGATGTGCCGCTGGGCCGCTACGAGCTCGAAAGCGGCCAGAACTTCAACCGCTGGTTCGTCGATCTGAGCGAAGAAGTCGGCAATGAGATCGAAGGTCAGCTCGGCGACGATCCGCAGCGCAACCTCGAACTGATCCGCAGCAGCCTGCGTCAGGCACTGGCGCGACAGACCGCCAGCACCCAACTGCAATCCCAGCGTCTGGTCCTGCAACGGCTGGCCTGTGACGCGGACATGGTGCTCGACCTGCATTGCGATTTCGAAGCGGTTGCGCACCTCTACACCACGCCCGAGGCCTGGCCGCAGGTCGAGCCGTTGGCCCGCTACATCGGTGCCGAAGCGAGCCTGCTGGCCACCGACTCCGGCGGCCAGTCGTTCGACGAGTGCTTCACCCTGCTCTGGTGGCAGTTGAAGGAACGTTTCGGCGAGCATTTCGACATTCCGCTTGGCAGCTTCTCGGTGACCGTCGAATTGCGTGGCCAGGGCGACGTCAATCACCCGCTGGCCAGTCTCGACTGCCAGGCGTTGATCGATTACCTGATTCATTTCGGCGCGATTGCCGGCGAAGCGACGCCGCTGCCGGAACTGCCGTATCCCGCCACGCCGCTGGCCGCCGTCGAACCAGTGGCCACGCCCGTGGGCGGTTTGCTGGTGTTCACCGCGCTGCCGGGGGAATACCTGGAAGCCGGGCAACTGATCGCCGAAATCATCGACCCGATCGCTGATCGCGTCACCCCCATTCACTGCACCGTCGCCGGGCTGATGTACGCCCGCTCGCTGCGGCGCATGGCCACTGCAGGCATGGTGATCGCCCACGTCGCGGGCATCGAAGCCTATCGCAGCGGCTACCTACTTTCGCCTTGA